Proteins found in one Syngnathus acus chromosome 9, fSynAcu1.2, whole genome shotgun sequence genomic segment:
- the LOC119126963 gene encoding LHFPL tetraspan subfamily member 2a protein-like, producing the protein MCHVIVTCRSMLWTLLSIVTAFAELIAFMSPDWLLGFPRSDSHVNSSEYRPSLGLYARCLRLDTRGGGVSCGPYAGSFAEVASGFWQAAMLFLAAGILVLTVVACVSIFSMCFQSILGKSIFNICGLMQAIAGLLLLVGLMLYPAGWGSEKVISYCGDEASPFRPALCSLGWAFYAAIGGTLATFLCAVLSAQAEIATSSDKVQEEIDEGKSLICVL; encoded by the exons ATGTGCCATGTGATTGTAACGTGTCGCTCCATGCTCTGGACGCTGCTCAGTATCGTCACGGCCTTCGCCGAGCTCATCGCTTTCATGAGCCCCGATTGGCTGTTGGGATTCCCTCGCTCCGATTCCCACGTGAACTCCAGCGAGTATCGGCCCTCTCTGGGCCTCTACGCCCGCTGCCTGCGCCTCGACACCCGGGGAGGAGGGGTGAGCTGCGGGCCGTACGCTGGCTCCTTCGCCGAGGTGGCCAGTGGCTTCTGGCAGGCGGCCATGTTGTTTCTGGCCGCGGGGATATTGGTGCTCACGGTGGTAGCCTGCGTGTCCATCTTCAGTATGTGCTTCCAAAGCATCCTTGGGAAAAGCATCTTCAACATCTGCGGTCTGATGCAGGCCATTGCAG GACTCTTGCTCCTGGTGGGCCTCATGCTCTACCCCGCCGGCTGGGGCTCCGAGAAGGTCATTAGCTACTGCGGCGACGAGGCTTCCCCCTTCAGGCCGGCTCTGTGCTCCCTCGGCTGGGCCTTTTACGCGGCCATCGGGGGAACCCTGGCGACTTTTCTGTGCGCCGTTTTGTCGGCGCAGGCTGAGATCGCCACCTCCAGCGACAAGGTACAGGAGGAGATAGATGAGGGCAAGAGTCTCATCTGCGTGCTGTGA
- the LOC119126962 gene encoding secretory carrier-associated membrane protein 1-like, with translation MSDFDSNPFADPDFNNPFQDPSVTQVTRSTPPGGLEEYNPFTDARTAAPGNAPKSAPAPSQNTQPAIMKPTEEPPAYSQQQTQDQARAQADLLRRQEELERKAAELDRRERELQSHGGAGRKNNWPPLPEKFPVGPCFYHDIAVDIPIEFQKTVKIMYNLWMFHAGTLFVNMFGCLAWFCVDPTHGVDFGLAMLWFLLFTPCSFVCWYRPLYGAFRSDSSFRFFVFFFVYICQFGVHVLQTIGITGWGTCGWITALMGLNTSIPVGIIMLLIAALFTTLSVGSLIMFKKVHALYRTTGASFEKAQQEFATGVMSNKTVQTAAANAAANAASNAARGTFKPHP, from the exons ATGTCCGACTTTGACAGCAACCCGTTCGCGGACCCGGACTTCAACAATCCGTTTCAG GATCCCTCGGTGACACAGGTGACCCGTTCTACCCCTCCCGGCGGTCTAGAAGAATACAACCCCTTCACAGATGCCAGAACG GCTGCCCCTGGAAATGCCCCCAAGTCTGCTCCGGCACCGTCGCAGAACACACAACCTGCCATCATGAAGCCCACAGAAGAGCCCCCGGCTTACTCGCAGCAACAAACACAG GACCAGGCACGTGCTCAGGCTGATTTGCTGAGAAGGCAGGAGGAGTTGGAGAGGAAAGCGGCCGAGCTAGACCGCAGGGAGAGAGAGCTGCAGTCTCACGGAGGAGCGG GTCGTAAGAACAACTGGCCTCCTTTGCCTGAGAAGTTCCCAGTGGGTCCGTGTTTCTACCACGACATCGCGGTGGACATTCCCATCGAGTTCCAGAAGACGGTGAAGATCATGTACAACCTCTGGATGT TCCACGCTGGCACGCTGTTTGTCAACATGTTTGGCTGCTTGGCCTGGTTCTGCGTGGACCCAACCCACGGCGTCGACTTCGGCCTGGCCATGTTGTGGTTTCTGCTCTTTACGCCTTGCTCCTTTGTCTGCTGGTACAGACCGCTGTATGGGGCTTTCAG GAGCGACAGTTCCTTCCGcttctttgtcttcttctttgtctaCATCTGCCAGTTTGGAGTTCACGTACTACAAACAATCGGCATCACCGGCTGGGGCACATG tggCTGGATCACAGCTCTAATGGGCCTGAACACCAGCATCCCAGTGGGCATCATCATGTTGCTCATAGCGGCACTCTTCACCACACTCTCCGTGGGTTCACTCATCATGTTTAAAAAG GTACACGCACTGTATCGGACCACCGGTGCCAGCTTCGAGAAGGCTCAGCAGGAGTTCGCCACCGGCGTCATGTCCAACAAGACGGTCCAGACGGCAGCGGCCAACGCTGCGGCTAACGCTGCTTCCAACGCCGCCCGTGGGACCTTCAAGCCTCATCCATAG